The genome window CCGATAGCTTCCCAGAGAATACTGTAGCCTCCGAACAGAACATAAGCGCTGATAAGCATAGAAAAAACACCGTCTATCCAATAAACCTGAAACATTATCACCAGAATGGCACCAAAAACAACCGCTACTGAAGACAAGGCGTCCATAATCAGGTGCAGATAGGCGGAACGAATATTAAGGCTATGCTCAGCGTCACCTTTTAGCAAAACAACACTCAGGACATTGGCAACCAGACTGATCAGAGCAACAATCATCATCAGCCGGCCATGAATAACTACAGGATTTAATAAACGAACAAAGGCTTCCTTAAACAGGTACAAGGATGTTACCAGCAATATTGAGGAATTAAGCAAAGCGATCAAAACCTCGGCGCGTTTGTAGCCGAAGGTCATGGATTCGTTATTTTCTCTTTTTGCCAAACGCATACCCACAAAACTCGCCAGCAGCGAAAAGGTATCACTGACATTGTGCAAGGCATCGGATAATAGAGAAATACTCCCTGAAAACACTCCGCCGATGATCTCTACCACAGAGATAATCAGATTGAGCAGAATAGAAAAAATTAATCTGGGCTCACTCCCGTTGCTGCGCGTATGATGATGTTCATGCTCGTGAATATGGCTGTGTTGACTCATAAAATATAAATATCAGCTACCTTTCACCCAGATATTTCTCGAAAACCTCTTTGTTCCAATTCATTTGTGTGGCCGCGGCCTGGGTGGAAACTATGAGCAGAGTCTCGGTTATCTCTTGTCTTGAAGCCCCCGCAGCCAGAGCCTTCTTGAGATGGCTGTGTGTACAATGTTCACAGCGAAAAACTGAAGCCACCGCGAACTTGAGAAGTTCCTTGGTCTTGGTATCCAGTGCACTATCTTCATTGCTAACTGCTTTTAAATTTTCCAGAGCGTCGCCAATTTTTGAATCTTTAACATACCAGGGTTTTTCACTTAGCATAATTTACTCCTTTAAAAAATTTTACTGCTTTAATGTATTACCATATTAAACACATACCCGATAAAAATAATAGTTAAAGTCATTATTCCGATAAAAACTGCCAGAAGCTGCGGCTTAAGAACCTTCCTTAAAATAATCATCTCAGGCAGGCTGAGCGCGGTTACAGCCATCATAAAGGCCAGAGCCGTACCCATTTGCATGCCCAGTCTGGTTAATTCTTTGACAATGGGAATTACTCCGGCAGCGTTTGAATATAACGGAATACCTATCAGAATAGCTATAATAACGGCGAAAGGATTATCTTTTCCCGCGTATCTGGTGAGAAGTCCCGCAGGCGCCCAACCATGCATTATCGCGCCAACAGCTATACCCAGAACAACATAAAGCCAGATTTTTTTTAAAATATCACCGACATATTTAAGGGAATCATTAATTCTTTGTTCCCAGGAAAGCTTGATGATATCCGCGCTGCCAACTTTGATTTTATAAACATAGTCTTCCACATATTTTTCCAGCTTCAGCCTGCCGATGACAATCCCGGCAAAAATGGCGCTCACCACTCCGGTAGCAATATACAACAAAGCAATCTTCCAGCCGAATAAGCCCCAGAGCATTATTAAAGCCACTTCATTAACCATGGGTGAGGATATGAGAAAAGAAAAGGTAACCCCCAGCGGAATGCCGGCTTCTACAAAACCGATAAATACTGGCACAGCCGAACAGGAACAAAAGGGAGTGACAATTCCCAGCAAGGCGGCAAAAATATTCCCCAGAAATCCTCTGGCTTTTCCTTCGCCCAGCAGTTTCCTGGTCCTTTCGGGCGGGAAAAAACTACGAATAAGGGATACTATAAATATTATTATGGAAAGCATCAAAAATATTTTCGCAGTATCATAAAAGAAAAAATTTATGGCGCTTGTGTAGTGAACTGAATCCAGGGTTTGAGGATTAAGACGGGCCAGATTAAAAAACCATTTCAAAGCAGAAGTTGCACCCCAACTCATTAACCCCGCAAAATGTCCCAATATCCGGTCTATGGCTCCGAACACAGTTAACTCCTTTTTCCGGATGCTCCGGTTTCGCTAATTCCGATAATACACTTGCCTCTGGTACACAGTTTCAGCCTTTTTTTCAGCTGCTTAATATCAGTTGAAAAATGCTTGTTTGGTATGGCGGCAACAAGCTCAAGCAAGGCATCCAGAAAAGCATCTTTTTTAGCGGGAAAGGAGTATAAAATATATTTCCCGTCCCTTGTTTCCTCAAGAATTTCCGCGTTCTTTAACTCTTTTATATGCCGGGATATGGTGTAAAAAGGCATTTGCAGGGAATCGACAATTTCACAAACACACAATTCCCTGTTGGCCTCAATAATCACTTTTAATATCCTGATTCTGGTTTGGTCGCCAAGGCACTTTAATTTCTTTAAACAGGTTTTCATTTATACCCCGCAATTATTTACTCATTTGCGCTTATATGCAAATATAGTACGCTTCCAGGGGAATGTCAATAAAATTTCGTCTTTCCGGCCTGGCTGGCTGTGCATAAATTTGAAGGGAACGGGTTAATTGCCAAGCCCGAGGAGTAAAGCTATTCTGTAAACAATAAATGACGAGATCCAGGCAACCGAAAGCGCGTAAACAGAGTATATGCCTACCCATTTCCAGGCTCCTGACTCTTTTTTGAAAACCATAATGGTAGCGATACAGGGGATGTAGAGCAGAACAAAGACCATTAAAGATAAGGCCGCAGCTTTGCTGAATCCAGGGTCGTGCCTGAGTCTGGTGGCCAGATTTACCGATTTTTCATCTGCTTCACCCAGCGAGTAGATGGTACCCAGGGTTGAAACAACTACTTCTTTGGCCGCCAAACCACTGATAAGCGCTACTCCGATTCGCCAGTCAAACCCCAGGGGTTTGATGAGCGGTTCGATCAGTTTTCCTGCTTTACCTGACGCTGAATACTCTAATTGTCTGGAAGCTTTATTGTTTTCAAGTTTTTGTATGGCCACGGCTTTTTGACCGGATGACAAGGTTATTGAATTGTTTACCTGTTGTTCACTGGTGCCGGTTTCCACGCTTATTTTCGCGCTTTGCGGATAATTGCTGGCTAACCAGATGATGAGTGACGCGAGTAAAATTGTAGTGCCTGCTTTTTTAATATACATTTGAGCTTTGAGCAGTGACTGGATCAATATTGATTTTATTGTAGGCAAGCGGTACACGGGGAGTTCCATAACAAAAGGTTCCGAACATCCTTTTAATATAGTGGATTTAAGTAATCTGGCCGATATTATAGCGATCAGAACCCCGAAAATATAGATAGCGAACAGGACATTCCCTGCCATAGCCGGCGGAAAAAAAGCGCTGATCAACAAGACATATACAGGAAGCTTGGCACCGCAGCTCATGAAGGGAATGATCATCATGGTTACCAATCTGTCTCCCCTGTTTTTTAAAGTCCTGGTAGCCATCAAAGCCGGAATGGAACAGCCGAAACCTGTAATCATGGGCAGGAATGATTTACCATGCAGGCCGACTTTATGCATGACCTTATCT of Candidatus Margulisiibacteriota bacterium contains these proteins:
- a CDS encoding permease; this translates as MFGAIDRILGHFAGLMSWGATSALKWFFNLARLNPQTLDSVHYTSAINFFFYDTAKIFLMLSIIIFIVSLIRSFFPPERTRKLLGEGKARGFLGNIFAALLGIVTPFCSCSAVPVFIGFVEAGIPLGVTFSFLISSPMVNEVALIMLWGLFGWKIALLYIATGVVSAIFAGIVIGRLKLEKYVEDYVYKIKVGSADIIKLSWEQRINDSLKYVGDILKKIWLYVVLGIAVGAIMHGWAPAGLLTRYAGKDNPFAVIIAILIGIPLYSNAAGVIPIVKELTRLGMQMGTALAFMMAVTALSLPEMIILRKVLKPQLLAVFIGIMTLTIIFIGYVFNMVIH
- a CDS encoding carboxymuconolactone decarboxylase family protein — protein: MLSEKPWYVKDSKIGDALENLKAVSNEDSALDTKTKELLKFAVASVFRCEHCTHSHLKKALAAGASRQEITETLLIVSTQAAATQMNWNKEVFEKYLGER
- a CDS encoding cation diffusion facilitator family transporter, whose translation is MSQHSHIHEHEHHHTRSNGSEPRLIFSILLNLIISVVEIIGGVFSGSISLLSDALHNVSDTFSLLASFVGMRLAKRENNESMTFGYKRAEVLIALLNSSILLVTSLYLFKEAFVRLLNPVVIHGRLMMIVALISLVANVLSVVLLKGDAEHSLNIRSAYLHLIMDALSSVAVVFGAILVIMFQVYWIDGVFSMLISAYVLFGGYSILWEAIGILMHNVPKSVDLSRIQADISAIKGVQDIHHVHVWSLTEKDIHLEGHINVGEELTMCDVNELLCAIEKLLREKHGIIHTTIQVEHALCKNTGLIDIK
- a CDS encoding metalloregulator ArsR/SmtB family transcription factor, which gives rise to MKTCLKKLKCLGDQTRIRILKVIIEANRELCVCEIVDSLQMPFYTISRHIKELKNAEILEETRDGKYILYSFPAKKDAFLDALLELVAAIPNKHFSTDIKQLKKRLKLCTRGKCIIGISETGASGKRS